The following proteins are co-located in the Streptomyces sp. DT2A-34 genome:
- the tal gene encoding transaldolase codes for MITVTTEATATTGTLKRLTDEGVSIWLDDLSRKRIESGNLAELIANRNVVGVTTNPSIFQAAIGSGEGYEEQLADLAVRGVTVDEAVRMMTTADVRAAADILHSVYAATDGRDGRVSIEVDPRLAHNTAATIAEARQLAWLVDRPNVMIKIPATKAGLPAITEVIAQGISVNVTLIFSLERYREVMDAYLAGLEKAAAKGLDLSAIHSVASFFVSRVDSEIDKRLTAIGTDEALALKGRAALANARLAYEAYEDGFGSADNSTRGADRWTALAGAKANKQRPLWASTGVKDPAYKSTLYVDELVAPGTVNTMPEATLNATADHGEITGDTVTGGYAQARADLAAVEALGISYDDVVTLLEGEGVAKFEVAWQDLLDAVKKSLGSKGADAE; via the coding sequence TTGATCACTGTGACCACCGAAGCAACCGCGACCACGGGGACGTTGAAGCGCCTGACCGACGAGGGCGTCTCGATCTGGCTGGACGACTTGTCGCGCAAGCGCATCGAGTCGGGCAACCTCGCCGAGCTGATCGCGAACAGGAACGTCGTCGGTGTCACCACCAACCCGTCCATCTTCCAGGCCGCCATCGGCTCCGGCGAGGGCTACGAGGAGCAGCTCGCCGACCTCGCGGTGCGGGGTGTCACGGTCGACGAGGCCGTGCGCATGATGACGACCGCGGATGTGCGTGCCGCCGCCGATATTCTGCATTCCGTATACGCCGCTACGGACGGCCGCGACGGCCGGGTCTCCATCGAGGTCGACCCGCGCCTCGCCCACAACACGGCCGCCACCATCGCCGAGGCCAGGCAGCTGGCCTGGCTCGTCGACCGCCCCAACGTGATGATCAAGATCCCGGCGACCAAGGCCGGCCTGCCCGCCATCACCGAGGTCATCGCCCAGGGCATCAGCGTCAACGTCACGCTGATCTTCTCCCTGGAGCGCTACCGCGAGGTGATGGACGCCTACCTGGCCGGTCTGGAGAAGGCCGCCGCGAAGGGCCTGGACCTCTCCGCCATCCACTCCGTGGCCTCCTTCTTCGTCTCCCGCGTCGACAGCGAGATCGACAAGCGGCTGACGGCGATCGGCACGGACGAGGCCCTCGCTCTGAAGGGCAGGGCCGCGCTGGCCAACGCCCGTCTCGCCTACGAGGCCTACGAGGATGGGTTCGGCTCTGCCGACAATTCGACACGCGGCGCCGACCGCTGGACCGCCCTCGCCGGCGCCAAGGCCAACAAGCAGCGCCCGCTGTGGGCCTCGACCGGCGTCAAGGACCCGGCGTACAAGTCCACCCTGTACGTGGACGAACTGGTCGCGCCGGGCACCGTCAACACGATGCCCGAGGCCACCCTGAACGCCACCGCCGACCACGGCGAGATCACCGGCGACACGGTCACCGGCGGCTACGCACAGGCCCGCGCCGACCTGGCCGCCGTAGAGGCGCTCGGGATCTCGTACGACGACGTCGTCACCCTCTTGGAGGGCGAGGGCGTCGCCAAGTTCGAGGTGGCGTGGCAGGACCTGTTGGACGCCGTGAAGAAGTCGCTCGGCAGCAAGGGAGCTGACGCGGAATGA
- the gnd gene encoding phosphogluconate dehydrogenase (NAD(+)-dependent, decarboxylating), with amino-acid sequence MQLGLIGLGKMGGNMRERIRRAGHTVIGYDRNPEVSDVESLEELVGQLDAPRTVWVMVPAGTATQTVIDELKDLLSPGDTVVDGGNSRWTDDEKHAAELGVKGIGFVDAGVSGGVWGLQNGYALMVGGDKGHVERLKPIFEALKPEGPYGYVHAGRVGAGHFSKMVHNGIEYAMMQAYAEGWELLEKVDSVDNVREVFRSWQEGTVIRSWLLDLAVNALDEDEHLGKLRGYAEDSGEGRWTVEAAIDNAVPLPAITASLFARFASRQDDSPQMKMIAALRNQFGGHAVESKE; translated from the coding sequence ATGCAGCTCGGTCTCATCGGTCTCGGCAAGATGGGCGGCAACATGCGCGAGCGGATCCGCCGCGCCGGCCACACCGTCATCGGCTACGACCGCAACCCCGAGGTCTCCGACGTCGAGAGCCTCGAAGAGCTGGTCGGGCAGCTCGACGCGCCGCGCACGGTGTGGGTGATGGTCCCGGCCGGCACCGCCACCCAGACCGTCATCGACGAGCTCAAGGACCTGCTCTCCCCCGGCGACACGGTGGTCGACGGCGGCAACTCCCGCTGGACGGACGACGAGAAGCACGCCGCGGAACTCGGCGTCAAAGGCATCGGCTTCGTCGACGCGGGCGTCTCCGGCGGCGTATGGGGCCTGCAGAACGGCTACGCGCTGATGGTCGGCGGCGACAAGGGGCACGTGGAGCGCCTGAAGCCGATCTTCGAGGCACTCAAGCCGGAGGGACCGTACGGCTATGTCCACGCCGGCCGGGTCGGCGCGGGGCACTTCTCGAAGATGGTCCACAACGGCATCGAGTACGCCATGATGCAGGCCTACGCCGAGGGCTGGGAGCTGCTGGAGAAGGTCGACTCGGTGGACAACGTCCGCGAGGTGTTCCGCTCCTGGCAGGAGGGCACGGTCATCCGCTCCTGGCTGCTGGACCTCGCGGTGAACGCCCTCGACGAGGACGAGCACCTGGGCAAGCTGCGCGGCTACGCGGAGGACTCCGGTGAGGGCCGGTGGACCGTCGAGGCGGCCATCGACAACGCCGTACCGCTGCCCGCGATCACCGCCTCGCTCTTCGCCCGGTTCGCGTCCCGTCAGGACGACTCCCCGCAGATGAAGATGATCGCGGCGCTGCGCAACCAGTTCGGCGGGCACGCCGTCGAGTCGAAGGAGTAG
- a CDS encoding membrane-associated oxidoreductase has translation MEINDLTPAELRVWQAFPRGEAVEFRAAQDEGAAEGADWGSQRTVRATVLRALLLDGPVESGEVAALKVAGARITGVLDLRYATVDSVVRLSHCRFDDVPDLSGAQLKYLNLTGSRMPGLASARVRVDGGLRLTGCRFDGPVRLGGAQVAGALYLEGAEVTAPEGNERPVLQLHQVTVGEDLCASRLRTRGEIRLNGATVSGSLRLEDAELRHPGGFVLNAEALDVGANVLGRRLSAHGRIDLRGARIPGRLDLLYSRLSHPGGTAMRASSCVIGEVWLRKGPPIEGMLNLRRSQIEHLNLEPEMLPDQVRLLDLTYVSLTPHVPPEHRLPMLERDEDTFDPHGYEQLTAAYRRTGDDHAARLVQLAKQRHHRTTLPWYGRLWGHVQDATVGYGFRPMRALGWLLSLLAVGSIAFALHTPPALKADEAPQFNPVFYTLDLLLPVISFGQEPAFAPQGGQQWLSYVLVLTGWILATTVVAGVTRTVNRQ, from the coding sequence ATGGAGATCAACGATCTGACGCCGGCCGAACTGCGGGTGTGGCAGGCCTTTCCCAGGGGCGAGGCCGTGGAATTCCGCGCGGCGCAGGACGAGGGCGCGGCCGAGGGCGCCGACTGGGGTTCCCAACGGACCGTCCGGGCCACGGTGTTGAGGGCTCTGCTGCTCGACGGCCCGGTGGAGAGCGGGGAGGTGGCCGCCCTCAAAGTGGCGGGCGCGCGCATCACCGGCGTACTGGACCTGCGGTACGCGACGGTCGACAGCGTCGTACGCCTGAGTCACTGCCGGTTCGACGACGTCCCGGACCTCTCCGGCGCCCAGTTGAAGTACCTCAATCTGACCGGGTCCCGGATGCCGGGTCTGGCGTCCGCGCGGGTCCGGGTCGACGGCGGACTGCGGCTGACGGGCTGCCGGTTCGACGGGCCGGTGCGGCTCGGTGGGGCGCAGGTCGCCGGGGCGCTGTATCTGGAGGGCGCGGAGGTGACCGCGCCGGAGGGAAACGAGCGTCCGGTCCTCCAGCTCCACCAGGTGACCGTCGGAGAGGACCTGTGCGCGTCCCGGCTGCGCACGCGCGGGGAGATCCGCCTCAACGGCGCCACGGTCAGCGGCTCGCTCCGGCTGGAGGACGCCGAGCTCCGTCATCCCGGCGGCTTCGTCCTCAACGCCGAGGCCCTCGACGTGGGCGCCAACGTCCTCGGCCGGCGGCTGAGCGCACACGGCCGTATCGACCTGCGCGGCGCCCGCATACCCGGTCGGCTCGACCTGCTGTACAGCCGGTTGTCCCACCCCGGCGGCACCGCGATGCGGGCGAGCAGCTGTGTCATCGGCGAGGTGTGGCTGCGCAAGGGTCCGCCGATCGAGGGCATGCTCAACCTGCGCCGCTCCCAGATAGAACACCTCAACCTGGAGCCGGAGATGCTCCCGGACCAGGTCCGCCTGCTCGACCTCACCTATGTCTCCCTGACCCCGCACGTGCCGCCCGAGCATCGGCTGCCCATGCTGGAGCGGGACGAGGACACGTTCGACCCGCACGGATACGAGCAGTTGACGGCCGCCTACCGCCGCACCGGCGACGACCACGCCGCCCGCCTCGTCCAGCTCGCCAAGCAGCGCCACCACCGCACGACCCTGCCCTGGTACGGCCGGCTGTGGGGCCACGTCCAGGACGCCACCGTCGGCTACGGTTTCCGGCCGATGCGCGCCCTGGGCTGGCTGCTGTCCCTGCTCGCCGTCGGCTCCATCGCCTTCGCGCTGCACACACCCCCGGCGCTGAAGGCCGACGAGGCTCCGCAGTTCAACCCGGTGTTCTACACCCTCGACCTGCTGCTGCCGGTGATCTCCTTCGGGCAGGAACCGGCGTTCGCGCCGCAGGGCGGGCAGCAGTGGCTGTCGTACGTCCTCGTCCTCACCGGCTGGATCCTCGCCACGACGGTCGTCGCCGGCGTGACGCGGACCGTCAACCGCCAGTAG
- a CDS encoding histidine phosphatase family protein has product MGDLLLVRHGETEWSRSGQHTSWTDLPLTRAGEEQAKSLAPLLAGRVFSLALTSPLSRAARTAELAGVTGAVPEPDLREWDYGGYEGVTTVDIHRSRPDWDLWTDGVPPGPDGHPGESPAEVGARADRVLARVEVALLDGDVVLVAHGHFLRVVTARRLGLTPADGRLFQLATGTVGRLSTEHGRPVIAEWNTRP; this is encoded by the coding sequence GTGGGGGATCTCCTGCTGGTCCGCCACGGTGAGACGGAGTGGAGCAGATCGGGACAGCACACCAGCTGGACCGACCTGCCCCTCACCCGGGCCGGCGAGGAACAGGCCAAGTCCCTGGCCCCGCTCCTCGCCGGCCGGGTCTTCTCCCTGGCGCTCACCAGCCCGCTGAGCCGCGCCGCCCGCACCGCCGAACTGGCGGGCGTGACCGGGGCCGTACCGGAACCGGACCTGCGCGAGTGGGACTACGGCGGCTACGAGGGTGTCACCACCGTCGACATCCACCGCTCCCGCCCCGACTGGGACCTGTGGACCGACGGGGTCCCGCCGGGACCGGACGGTCACCCCGGCGAGTCGCCGGCCGAGGTGGGGGCACGTGCCGACCGGGTGCTCGCCCGCGTGGAGGTGGCGCTGCTCGACGGCGACGTCGTCCTCGTGGCGCACGGCCACTTCCTGCGCGTCGTGACGGCCCGCCGACTGGGGCTGACCCCGGCGGACGGGCGGTTGTTCCAGCTGGCGACGGGCACGGTGGGCCGGCTGTCGACGGAGCACGGGCGACCGGTGATCGCGGAGTGGAACACCCGGCCGTAA
- the tkt gene encoding transketolase: protein MSTQTPDSFEWTELDRRAVDTARLLAADAVQKVGNGHPGTAMSLAPAAYTIFQKVMRHDPADPEWTGRDRFVLSPGHTSLTLYTQLFLAGYELELDDLKSFRTHGSKTPGHPEYGHTAGVETTTGPLGQGVANAVGMAMAARYERGLFDPEAPQGESPFDHTIWAIVSDGDLQEGVSAEASSLAGHQKLGNLVFLYDDNHISIEGDTATAFSEDVLGRYEAYGWHVQRIEPADNGDIDVHALYAALKAAQAETERPSIIAMRTIIAWPAPNAQNTEASHGSALGTDEIAATKRVLGFDPERSFEVADEVLAHTRRALDRGAEAHAAWDKRIDKWRGADAERARLFDRIVAGQLPEGWEDALPVFEEGKSVATRAASGKVLQALGGVVPELWGGSADLAGSNNTTIDKASSFLPKGNPLPEADPYGRTIHFGIREFSMAAAMNGIALHGNTRVYGGTFLVFSDYMRNAVRMSALMQLPVTYVWTHDSVGLGEDGPTHQPVEHLASLRAIPGLNIVRPADANETAVAWAEILRRHSTDPAPHGLALTRQGVPTLPVNSDAAKGGYVLHESSGETPEVILIATGSEVQLAVAARERLEAEGIGTRVVSMPSVEWFEEQPREYRESVLPPAVKARVAVEAGIGLTWYRFVGDAGRIVSLEHFGASADAKTLFAEYGFTPENVAAAARESVAAARG, encoded by the coding sequence ATGAGCACGCAGACACCGGACAGCTTCGAATGGACCGAACTCGACCGGCGTGCCGTCGACACGGCCCGCCTCCTGGCGGCAGATGCCGTTCAAAAGGTCGGGAACGGTCATCCGGGCACCGCGATGAGCCTCGCCCCGGCCGCGTACACGATCTTTCAGAAGGTGATGCGGCACGATCCGGCCGACCCCGAGTGGACCGGGCGTGACCGTTTCGTCCTCTCCCCCGGCCACACCTCGCTGACCCTCTACACCCAGCTGTTCCTCGCCGGATACGAGCTGGAGCTCGACGACCTCAAGTCCTTCCGGACGCACGGTTCGAAGACGCCGGGTCACCCCGAGTACGGGCACACGGCAGGGGTCGAGACGACGACCGGCCCGCTGGGTCAGGGCGTCGCCAACGCCGTCGGCATGGCGATGGCCGCCCGTTACGAGCGCGGCCTGTTCGACCCCGAGGCCCCGCAGGGCGAGTCGCCGTTCGACCACACCATCTGGGCGATCGTCTCCGACGGCGACCTCCAGGAGGGCGTCTCCGCCGAGGCCTCCTCCCTCGCCGGACACCAGAAGCTCGGCAACCTGGTCTTCCTCTACGACGACAACCACATCTCCATCGAGGGCGACACCGCGACCGCGTTCTCCGAGGACGTGCTGGGGCGCTACGAGGCGTACGGCTGGCATGTGCAGCGGATCGAGCCCGCCGACAACGGCGACATCGACGTCCACGCGCTGTACGCGGCGCTCAAGGCGGCGCAGGCCGAGACCGAGCGCCCCTCGATCATCGCGATGCGCACGATCATCGCCTGGCCGGCCCCCAACGCCCAGAACACCGAGGCCTCCCACGGCTCCGCCCTCGGCACCGACGAGATCGCCGCCACCAAGCGCGTCCTCGGCTTCGACCCCGAGCGGTCCTTCGAGGTCGCCGACGAGGTCCTCGCCCACACCCGCCGCGCCCTCGACCGGGGTGCCGAGGCGCACGCAGCCTGGGACAAGCGGATCGACAAGTGGCGCGGCGCCGACGCGGAGCGGGCCCGGCTGTTCGACCGGATCGTCGCCGGGCAGCTGCCCGAGGGCTGGGAGGACGCCCTTCCGGTGTTCGAGGAGGGCAAGTCGGTCGCGACCCGCGCCGCGTCCGGCAAGGTGCTCCAGGCGCTCGGCGGGGTCGTCCCGGAGCTGTGGGGCGGCTCGGCCGACCTGGCCGGCTCCAACAACACCACCATCGACAAGGCGAGTTCGTTCCTGCCGAAGGGCAACCCGCTGCCGGAGGCCGACCCGTACGGCCGCACGATCCACTTCGGCATCCGCGAGTTCTCGATGGCCGCGGCGATGAACGGCATCGCCCTGCACGGCAACACCCGTGTCTACGGCGGCACGTTCCTGGTGTTCTCCGACTACATGCGCAACGCGGTCCGCATGTCCGCGCTGATGCAGCTGCCGGTGACGTACGTCTGGACGCACGACTCCGTCGGCCTCGGCGAGGACGGCCCGACCCACCAGCCGGTCGAGCACCTGGCCTCGCTGCGTGCCATCCCGGGCCTGAACATCGTCCGCCCCGCCGACGCCAACGAGACCGCGGTCGCCTGGGCCGAGATCCTCAGGCGGCACTCCACCGACCCGGCCCCGCACGGCCTCGCGCTCACCCGGCAGGGTGTGCCGACGCTCCCGGTCAACTCCGATGCGGCGAAGGGCGGTTACGTCCTCCACGAGTCCTCCGGCGAGACGCCCGAGGTGATCCTCATCGCCACCGGCTCCGAGGTCCAGCTCGCCGTCGCCGCGCGGGAGCGGTTGGAGGCCGAGGGGATCGGTACCCGGGTGGTGTCGATGCCGTCCGTGGAGTGGTTCGAGGAGCAGCCGCGCGAGTACCGCGAGAGCGTCCTGCCGCCGGCCGTGAAGGCGCGGGTCGCCGTCGAGGCCGGTATCGGGCTCACCTGGTACCGGTTCGTGGGCGACGCCGGACGCATCGTCTCCCTGGAGCACTTCGGTGCCTCCGCCGACGCCAAGACGCTGTTCGCCGAGTACGGCTTCACCCCTGAGAACGTCGCCGCCGCAGCCCGCGAGTCCGTCGCCGCCGCCCGCGGTTGA
- the zwf gene encoding glucose-6-phosphate dehydrogenase, with amino-acid sequence MTSDTTDTPDWDNPLRDARDRRLPRIAGPSGLVIFGVTGDLSRKKLMPAVYDLANRGMLPPGFSLVGFARRDWEDQDFAQVVHDSVREHARTEFREEVWQQLAEGMRFIPGDFDDDEAFKQLRQTVDELDAARGTSGNYAFYLSVPPKFFPKVVRQLKKHGLADAPEGSWRRAVIEKPFGRDLASARELNAIVHDVFDPEQVFRIDHYLGKETVQNILALRFANQMFEPIWNRSYVDHVQITMAEDIGIGGRAGYYDGIGSARDVIQNHLLQLMALTAMEEPAAFDAGSLLTEKLKVLKAVKLPEDLGKHTVRGQYAASWQGGEQVFGYLQEDGIDARSKTDTYAAIKLNVDNRRWAGVPFYLRTGKRLGRRVTEIAVVFQRAPHSPFDSTATEELGQNAIVIRVQPDEGVTVRFGSKVPGTSMEIRDVTMDFAYGESFTESSPEAYERLILDVLLGDANLFPRHQEVEESWKILDPIEEYWDTHGKPAQYASGSWGPEEADEMLARDGRSWRRP; translated from the coding sequence ATGACCTCCGACACCACTGACACCCCCGACTGGGACAACCCCCTGCGCGATGCGCGCGACCGCCGTCTGCCCCGGATCGCGGGCCCGTCCGGCCTCGTCATCTTCGGCGTCACCGGCGACCTGTCCCGCAAGAAGCTGATGCCGGCCGTGTACGACCTCGCCAACCGCGGGATGCTGCCGCCGGGCTTCTCCCTCGTCGGGTTCGCCCGCCGGGACTGGGAGGACCAGGACTTCGCCCAGGTCGTGCACGACTCGGTGCGCGAGCACGCCCGTACGGAGTTCCGCGAGGAGGTCTGGCAGCAGCTCGCCGAGGGCATGCGGTTCATCCCGGGTGACTTCGACGACGACGAGGCGTTCAAGCAGCTGCGCCAGACGGTCGACGAGCTCGACGCGGCGCGCGGTACGAGCGGCAACTACGCCTTCTACCTCTCCGTACCGCCGAAGTTCTTCCCGAAGGTCGTGCGGCAGCTGAAGAAGCACGGTCTGGCGGACGCTCCCGAGGGGTCCTGGCGGCGGGCGGTCATCGAGAAGCCGTTCGGCCGCGACCTCGCGAGCGCCCGGGAGCTCAACGCGATCGTGCACGACGTGTTCGACCCGGAGCAGGTCTTCCGCATCGACCACTACCTGGGCAAGGAGACCGTCCAGAACATCCTGGCGCTGCGGTTCGCGAACCAGATGTTCGAGCCGATCTGGAACCGGTCATATGTCGACCACGTACAGATCACCATGGCCGAGGACATCGGCATCGGCGGCCGGGCGGGCTACTACGACGGCATCGGCTCGGCCCGTGACGTCATCCAGAACCACCTGCTCCAGCTGATGGCGCTGACCGCCATGGAGGAGCCGGCCGCCTTCGACGCCGGGTCGCTGCTCACCGAGAAGCTGAAGGTGCTCAAGGCGGTGAAGCTGCCGGAGGACCTGGGCAAGCACACCGTGCGCGGGCAGTACGCGGCGAGCTGGCAGGGCGGCGAGCAGGTCTTCGGGTACCTCCAGGAGGACGGTATCGACGCGCGGTCGAAGACCGACACGTACGCCGCGATCAAGCTGAACGTCGACAACCGTCGCTGGGCGGGCGTGCCGTTCTATCTGCGCACCGGCAAGCGGCTCGGGCGGCGGGTCACCGAGATCGCGGTGGTCTTCCAGCGGGCGCCGCACTCCCCCTTCGACTCCACGGCCACCGAGGAGCTCGGCCAGAACGCCATCGTCATCCGCGTCCAGCCGGACGAGGGCGTGACGGTGCGGTTCGGCTCCAAGGTGCCGGGCACCTCGATGGAGATCCGGGACGTGACGATGGACTTCGCCTACGGCGAGTCGTTCACCGAGTCCAGCCCGGAGGCGTACGAGCGGCTCATCCTGGACGTCCTCCTCGGGGACGCCAATTTGTTCCCCCGCCACCAGGAAGTGGAAGAGTCCTGGAAGATCCTCGACCCGATCGAGGAGTACTGGGACACCCACGGCAAGCCGGCGCAGTACGCGTCCGGCAGCTGGGGACCCGAGGAAGCCGACGAGATGCTCGCACGAGACGGACGGAGCTGGCGCAGGCCATGA
- the opcA gene encoding glucose-6-phosphate dehydrogenase assembly protein OpcA encodes MKIDLTDTTASKINKALVQGRRAIGTPAVGMVLTMVIVTDEENAYDSIKAAEEASHEHPARTLVVIKRHARTPRDRTRSHLDAEVRVGADAGTGETVILRMYGEVSEHADSVVLPLLLPDAPVVVWWPVEAPDNPAKDPLGALAQRRITDLYTTETPLADLELRARSYAPGDTDLAWTRLTPWRSMLAAALDQARVPIVSAAVEAEADNPAAELLARWLEARLHVTAERVVTAGPVVTGVRLGTENGEIVIDRPEGPLATLTLPDQPSRTLALKVRTTSELIAEELRRLDADEMYAVALRGEATKETPDHV; translated from the coding sequence ATGAAGATCGACCTGACCGACACCACGGCAAGCAAGATCAACAAGGCGCTGGTGCAGGGCCGCCGCGCGATCGGCACGCCGGCCGTGGGCATGGTCCTGACGATGGTGATCGTCACGGACGAGGAGAACGCGTACGACTCGATCAAGGCTGCCGAGGAGGCCTCGCACGAGCACCCCGCGCGCACCCTGGTCGTCATCAAGCGGCACGCGCGCACCCCGCGCGACCGCACCCGCTCGCACCTGGACGCCGAGGTCCGGGTGGGCGCCGACGCCGGCACCGGCGAGACGGTGATCCTGCGGATGTACGGCGAGGTGTCCGAGCACGCCGACTCGGTGGTGCTGCCGCTGCTGCTGCCGGACGCGCCGGTCGTGGTGTGGTGGCCGGTGGAAGCGCCGGACAACCCGGCGAAGGACCCGCTGGGCGCGCTGGCCCAGCGCCGGATCACCGATCTGTACACCACCGAGACCCCGCTGGCGGACCTGGAGCTGCGCGCCCGCTCCTACGCGCCCGGCGACACCGACCTCGCCTGGACCCGGCTCACCCCGTGGCGCTCGATGCTCGCCGCGGCCCTGGACCAGGCCCGGGTCCCGATCGTCTCGGCAGCCGTGGAGGCCGAGGCCGACAACCCGGCGGCCGAGCTGCTGGCCCGCTGGCTGGAGGCCCGCCTGCACGTCACCGCCGAGCGGGTCGTCACCGCCGGACCGGTCGTCACGGGCGTACGGCTCGGCACCGAGAACGGCGAGATCGTCATCGACCGTCCCGAGGGCCCGCTGGCCACGCTGACCCTGCCGGACCAGCCGTCGCGCACCCTCGCGCTGAAGGTCCGCACCACCTCCGAACTCATCGCCGAGGAGCTCAGGCGCCTCGACGCGGACGAGATGTACGCCGTCGCCCTGCGGGGCGAGGCCACCAAGGAGACCCCCGACCATGTCTGA
- the pgi gene encoding glucose-6-phosphate isomerase, with protein MSDSTRLTRRPEWVALEDHRADTLQRPRLRELFAADPSRAQRYVVRVGDLRIDYSKHLINDETLALLQELAAATDVFGLRDAMFRGAKINVTEDRAVLHTALRAAADAVIEVDGENVVPEVHAVLDKMSAFADRVRSGEWTGHTGRRIRNVVNIGIGGSDLGPAMAYEALRPFTARELTFRFVSNVDGADLHEAVRDLDPAETLFIVASKTFTTIETITNATSARSWLLAGLGGEDKAVAKHFVALSTNAEKVADFGIDPDNMFEFWDWVGGRYSYDSAIGLSLMIAIGPDRFREMLDGFRIVDEHFKSAPAETNAPLIMGLLGIWYGNFFGAESHAVLPYSHYLSKFTAYLQQLDMESNGKSVDRDGHVVGWETGPVVWGTPGTNGQHAYYQLIHQGTRLIPADLIGFARPVAELSDDLKAQHDLLMANLFAQGQALAFGKTADEVRAEGVPEEQVPHRTFLGNHPTTTILAPELTPSVLGQLVALYEHKVFVQGAVWNIDSFDQWGVELGKVLAKRVEPALTEGADVPGLDASTAALVAAYRELKEVN; from the coding sequence CTGTCCGACTCCACCCGGCTCACCCGGCGCCCCGAGTGGGTGGCCCTGGAGGACCACCGCGCGGACACGCTGCAGCGCCCGCGGCTGCGTGAGCTGTTCGCGGCCGACCCCTCGCGCGCGCAGCGGTACGTGGTGCGCGTCGGCGATCTGCGCATCGACTACTCCAAGCACCTGATCAACGACGAGACGCTCGCGCTGCTGCAGGAACTGGCCGCCGCCACCGACGTGTTCGGGCTGCGGGACGCGATGTTCCGGGGCGCGAAGATCAACGTCACCGAGGACCGGGCGGTGCTCCACACCGCCCTGCGCGCCGCGGCCGACGCGGTGATCGAGGTCGACGGCGAGAACGTCGTGCCCGAGGTGCACGCGGTGCTCGACAAGATGAGCGCGTTCGCGGACCGCGTCCGCTCCGGCGAGTGGACCGGCCACACGGGCCGCCGTATCCGCAACGTCGTCAACATCGGCATCGGCGGCTCCGATCTCGGTCCGGCCATGGCGTACGAGGCCCTTCGCCCGTTCACGGCACGGGAGTTGACGTTCCGGTTCGTGTCCAACGTCGACGGCGCCGACCTCCACGAGGCGGTCCGGGACCTGGACCCGGCGGAGACCCTGTTCATCGTCGCGTCCAAGACGTTCACCACGATCGAGACGATCACCAACGCCACCTCGGCCCGTTCCTGGCTGCTGGCCGGGCTCGGCGGCGAGGACAAGGCGGTCGCCAAGCACTTCGTCGCGCTGTCGACGAATGCCGAGAAGGTGGCGGACTTCGGCATCGACCCGGACAACATGTTCGAGTTCTGGGACTGGGTCGGCGGGCGGTATTCGTACGACTCCGCCATCGGCCTCTCGCTGATGATCGCCATCGGTCCGGACCGATTCCGGGAGATGCTCGACGGCTTCCGCATCGTCGACGAGCACTTCAAGAGCGCGCCCGCCGAGACCAACGCCCCGCTGATCATGGGCCTGTTGGGCATCTGGTACGGCAATTTCTTCGGCGCCGAGTCGCATGCGGTGCTGCCGTACTCGCACTACCTGTCGAAGTTCACGGCGTATCTCCAGCAGCTGGACATGGAGTCCAACGGCAAGTCGGTCGACCGCGACGGCCATGTCGTGGGCTGGGAGACCGGTCCGGTGGTGTGGGGCACGCCCGGGACCAACGGGCAGCACGCCTACTACCAGCTGATCCACCAGGGCACCCGGCTCATCCCGGCCGACCTGATCGGCTTCGCCCGACCGGTCGCCGAGCTGAGTGACGACCTCAAGGCGCAGCACGACCTGTTGATGGCGAACCTCTTCGCCCAGGGCCAGGCGCTCGCCTTCGGCAAGACCGCTGACGAAGTGCGCGCGGAGGGTGTGCCCGAGGAGCAGGTCCCGCACCGCACCTTCCTCGGCAACCACCCCACCACCACGATCCTCGCCCCCGAGCTGACCCCGTCGGTCCTCGGCCAGCTGGTCGCCCTCTACGAGCACAAGGTGTTCGTCCAGGGCGCCGTCTGGAACATCGACTCCTTCGACCAGTGGGGGGTGGAGCTGGGCAAGGTCCTCGCCAAGCGGGTCGAGCCCGCGCTGACGGAGGGCGCGGACGTCCCCGGTCTCGACGCCTCCACCGCCGCCCTCGTGGCCGCCTACCGCGAACTCAAGGAAGTGAACTGA